Proteins co-encoded in one Cercospora beticola chromosome 7, complete sequence genomic window:
- the PKS1 gene encoding polyketide synthase (antiSMASH:Cluster_4~SMCOG1093:Beta-ketoacyl synthase), which translates to MSNVLLFGDQTAEQYPLLHKVTLHRDNVLVSNFVQRCALALREETRALPRSQRNSMPDFLTLTSLVEAYYQKGEKVPMLESALVTIAQLGHYIGYFSEHPDELPATSDTRVLGLCTGLLAASAVISAKTIDELVSLGVDFVRIAFRSGAAVDSVRSVLAQPGQEKTPWSTIVTGTTQDEANKALSAFHEEKAIPQSNQAYVSAVSVMAITVSGPPTTLERFFKEGALAENNRVAIPVYGPYHAQHLFNDADLERILFGNVGQELKKRVPSALVHSAATGKPMVAENSFELAKLALGEMLQHPVRWDHLLEEVVSQMAASKLPAKIYALGVSNISNSLISALKAGGKTDVSVIDQSAFTESTEYNGRTQNDKIAIVGMAGRFPNSANHEALWDLLMKGLDVHRKIPSDRFDADAHCDPSGKGKNKSHTPFGCFIDEPGLFDPRFFNMSPREAAQTDPMGRLALVTAYEALEMSGYVANRTPSTKLNRIGTFYGQTSDDWREINAAENVDTYFITGGVRAFAPGRINYYFKFSGPSYSIDTACSSSLAAIQLACTSLWAGDCDTACAGGLNVLTNPDIFSGLSKGQFLSKTGSCKTYDNDADGYCRGDACGTVILKRYQDAVADKDNILGCILGAATNHSAEAVSITHPHAGAQEFLYKQVLANAGVDAHEISYVEMHGTGTQAGDGIEMTSVTNVFAPRHRQRRPDQPVNLGAIKANVGHAEAASGINSLVKVLLMMKNDKIPANVGIKGEMNKTFPADLKDRNVQISQTAVDWPRKSAAPRKVFLNNFSAAGGNTALLIEDGPLREAPTVVDPRGTLPITVSARSIGSLKRNLENYQYFIKQNPSTTLTSFSYTTTARRIQHNYRVAFSLADIGKVIESLQGQVKETYSPVPMVPTRVSFCFTGQGSQYTGLGQKLYQDLKSFRDDIDQLDQLARIQGLPSFLELLDGTDVATLSPVKVQLGMACIQVALARMWASWGITPAAVIGHSLGEYAALHVAGVISASDMILLVGRRAELLVRDCTPHTHGMLAVKGSADAIRTALGTKMTEIACINGPEETVLCGSGDVVATASEILARCGFKATKLNVPFAFHSAQVDPILEQFKKVASAVTFNKPIVPVLSPLAGEIIREEGIINPEYLARHARETVNFWSALISGQSANVFDEKTAWLEIGAHPVCSGMVKASIGATVAAPSLRRGEDAWKTISNSVCQLYTAGVSINFDEFHREFNDAQELLTLPTYSFDNKKYWLDYHNNWTLTKGEAPQVREVIREKEVAVAATVAEVPVKRLSTSCQKVISEEFNSTSAKVVIRSSLADPKLYPVVCGHMVNNAALCPSSLYADMALTVGDYIWKEMRPGTEAPGINVCNMEVPKPLIAQIPQPAQGQHVEMEAVADLEKGSLKVNFRSVQPDGKKIQDHAHCIVRYEDKAAWADEWSRYNFMVKAQIDMLTHKTMNGGAHKVQRGMAYKLFKALVNYDSKYRAMAEVVLDGANTEASAQLDFPTKPDDGDFYCPPYHIDGSCHISGFIVNASDLLDSEQNVYVSHGWGAMKFSKPLTAGMRLRNYVRMIPQPNNISKGDVYILEGDEIVAVCEGIKFQQIPRRVLNTFLPPNKGSAATQAPASAAPKPVARPAMTRAPAAALISLAPAPATKVAAPVPVSAPAPAPRAAKPKKVAAPKKLSGGLVDKIMQILAKETEVDIAELVDDAHFENLGVDSLLSLTISAIFREELDLEISSSLFTDYPSVGEMKKYFATLDTSSGSESGGSVSSSAHDDDDDSDDESISATDVPTPLEDISTPASSAPSVAGKAEPDSPARDTLADVGDVSLARHVVAQEMGVDIEEITDDADLSELGMDSLMSLTILGELREKTNIDLPSTFLSTNPTIKDIENALGMRPAPKVVARPSAKTSTQTDMNEVSARLAAINRTDISRYPAATSVLLQGNAKTATKKIFFLPDGSGSATSYVSIPNLGSDVAAYGLNCPFMKNPDQWDCGIEIASLIYLAEIKRRQTKGPYVIGGWSAGGVIAYAVAQALLAAGEKVEKLLLLDSPCPVNLDPLPTRLHVFFNEIGLLGTGDPTKTPKWLLPHFSAAIKSLSAYDPKPSLGELPTYAIWCTDGVAGNPGDPRPPPAEDEDPAPMKWLLNHRTDFGDNGWAQLCTGPFKNGVMGGHHFSMMKEPHAKDLGKLIREGLDWKP; encoded by the coding sequence ATGTCGAACGTCCTCCTGTTTGGCGATCAGACCGCCGAGCAATatcctctcctccacaaAGTCACTCTACACCGCGACAATGTCCTTGTCAGCAACTTCGTGCAGCGATGTGCCCTCGCTCTGAGAGAGGAAACACGGGCACTGCCACGCAGCCAAAGAAATTCTATGCCAGACTTCCTGACCTTGACAAGCCTGGTCGAAGCCTACTATCAAAAGGGCGAGAAAGTGCCTATGCTGGAATCTGCGCTCGTTACAATAGCTCAGCTTGGACACTACATCGGATACTTCTCGGAGCACCCAGATGAGCTCCCAGCCACATCCGACACCCGCGTTCTCGGACTCTGCACTGGACTACTCGCTGCATCCGCCGTCATTTCTGCAAAGACTATCGATGAATTGGTGTCTCTCGGCGTGGACTTTGTTCGTATTGCTTTCCGCTCCGGAGCAGCAGTCGACAGCGTCCGCTCTGTGCTCGCTCAACCAGGCCAAGAGAAGACGCCTTGGTCTACGATCGTCACAGGCACCACCCAAGATGAGGCCAACAAGGCGTTGTCGGCTTTCCATGAAGAGAAGGCGATCCCACAATCCAATCAAGCCTACGTGAGCGCCGTCTCAGTCATGGCCATCACTGTCTCTGGACCTCCGACCACGCTAGAACGTTTCTTCAAGGAAGGTGCCTTGGCAGAGAACAATCGTGTCGCAATCCCTGTCTATGGTCCTTACCATGCTCAGCATCTCTTCAACGATGCTGACCTTGAAAGGATCTTGTTCGGCAATGTTGGAcaggagctgaagaagcgCGTTCCCTCCGCGCTCGTGCACTCTGCAGCTACAGGCAAGCCCATGGTCGCTGAGAACTCTTTCGAGCTCGCCAAACTTGCTCTGGGCGAAATGTTGCAGCACCCGGTCCGCTGGGACCACTTGCTGGAAGAGGTTGTTTCTCAAATGGCCGCCAGCAAGTTGCCTGCCAAGATCTACGCCCTCGGTGTCAGCAACATCTCGAACAGTCTCATCTCCGCTCTCAAGGCAGGTGGCAAGACTGATGTCTCCGTCATTGACCAATCTGCGTTCACAGAATCCACTGAATACAATGGACGCACCCAAAATGACAAGATTGCGATCGTGGGTATGGCTGGACGTTTCCCCAACTCCGCCAATCACGAAGCGCTTTGGGACCTGCTCATGAAGGGTCTCGATGTCCACCGCAAGATTCCCTCAGACCGtttcgatgccgatgccCACTGCGATCCATcgggcaagggcaagaacaAGTCTCACACCCCGTTTGGATGCTTCATTGATGAGCCAGGTCTCTTCGACCCGCGATTCTTCAACATGTCGCCGCGTGAAGCCGCACAGACTGATCCTATGGGCCGTCTCGCCCTAGTTACTGCCTACGAGGCCCTCGAAATGTCTGGATACGTTGCGAACCGAACGCCATCGACCAAGCTCAACCGCATTGGTACCTTCTACGGCCAAACATCTGATGATTGGCGTGAGATCAATGCCGCAGAAAACGTGGACACCTACTTCATCACGGGTGGTGTGCGCGCTTTTGCACCAGGTCGTATCAACTACTATTTCAAATTCAGCGGACCTTCGTACTCTATCGACACTGCCTGTTCGTCCTCGCTCGCGGCTATCCAGCTCGCTTGTACATCTCTCTGGGCTGGAGATTGCGACACTGCTTGTGCTGGTGGTCTCAACGTCCTGACCAACCCCGACATTTTCTCTGGTCTCTCGAAGGGACAATTCTTGTCGAAGACCGGGTCTTGCAAGACGTACGACAACGATGCTGATGGGTACTGCCGTGGCGATGCTTGCGGAACTGTTATCCTGAAGCGCTACCAAGATGCGGTTGCAGACAAGGACAACATCCTCGGATGCATCCTCGGCGCTGCCACGAACCACTCCGCGGAGGCCGTCTCGATTACTCACCCACACGCTGGCGCACAAGAATTCCTGTACAAGCAGGTGCTTGCCAATGCTGGCGTTGACGCTCACGAGATCAGCTATGTCGAGATGCACGGCACTGGTACGCAAGCCGGTGACGGTATCGAAATGACTTCTGTCACGAACGTCTTTGCTCCTCGTCACCGCCAGCGTCGTCCTGACCAGCCAGTCAACCTCGGTGCCATCAAGGCCAACGTTGGCCACGCTGAGGCTGCTTCGGGTATCAACTCCCTCGTCAAGGTTCTGCTCATGATGAAGAACGATAAGATTCCAGCCAACGTCGGTATCAAGGGTGAGATGAACAAGACATTCCCTGCCGATTTGAAGGACCGCAACGTTCAGATCTCGCAAACCGCAGTCGATTGGCCACGAAAGAGCGCCGCGCCTCGCAAGGTATTCCTCAACAACTTCAGTGCCGCTGGTGGTAACACCGCCCTGCTGATCGAGGATGGACCCCTCCGCGAGGCACCGACTGTCGTCGACCCGCGTGGCACTCTGCCAATCACTGTCTCCGCCCGTTCTATCGGTTCTCTGAAGCGTAACTTGGAGAACTACCAGTACTTCATCAAGCAGAACCCGAGTACGACACTCACATCCTTCTCGTACACCACAACTGCTCGTCGCATCCAGCACAACTACCGCGTCGCGTTCTCGCTCGCCGACATTGGCAAAGTCATCGAATCTCTGCAGGGTCAGGTCAAGGAGACTTACAGCCCTGTCCCTATGGTGCCAACGAGAGTTTCCTTCTGCTTCACTGGCCAGGGCTCGCAATATACTGGACTTGGACAGAAGTTGTACCAAGACCTGAAGAGCTTCCGAGACGACATTGATCAGCTGGATCAGCTGGCCCGCATCCAAGGTCTGCCATCTTTCCTGGAGCTCCTAGATGGCACTGATGTTGCTACTCTATCTCCAGTCAAGGTGCAGCTCGGAATGGCCTGCATCCAAGTCGCACTCGCTCGCATGTGGGCCTCCTGGGGTATCACACCAGCTGCCGTGATCGGTCACAGTCTGGGTGAATACGCTGCTCTCCATGTTGCTGGTGTCATCTCGGCCTCTGACATGATCCTGTTGGTGGGACGTCGTGCCGAGCTTCTCGTCCGCGATTGCACCCCTCACACACATGGCATGCTCGCAGTCAAGGGTAGCGCGGACGCCATACGCACTGCACTAGGAACCAAGATGACTGAGATTGCTTGCATCAACGGTCCAGAAGAGACTGTCCTGTGCGGAAGTGGCGATGTCGTCGCTACCGCAAGCGAGATCCTCGCCCGCTGCGGCTTCAAGGCCACGAAGCTCAACGTGCCATTTGCATTCCACTCTGCACAGGTCGACCCCATTCTGGAGCAGTTCAAGAAGGTCGCCTCCGCTGTAACCTTCAACAAGCCTATTGTTCCTGTGCTGTCCCCCTTGGCAGGCGAGATCATTCGCGAAGAAGGCATCATCAACCCAGAGTACCTCGCCCGCCACGCTCGCGAGACTGTCAACTTCTGGTCTGCTCTCATCAGCGGCCAGAGCGCTAACGTTTTCGACGAGAAGACTGCTTGGCTCGAGATTGGTGCTCACCCAGTGTGCTCTGGCATGGTCAAGGCTTCCATTGGTGCTACCGTGGCCGCTCCATCGCTACGCCGTGGCGAGGACGCTTGGAAAACCATTTCCAACAGCGTCTGCCAGTTGTACACTGCAGGAGTCAGCATCAACTTTGATGAATTCCATCGCGAGTTCAACGATGCTCAGGAGCTTCTCACTCTGCCAACGTACTCATTCGACAACAAGAAGTATTGGCTCGACTACCACAACAACTGGACTCTCACCAAGGGTGAGGCTCCACAAGTCCGAGAGGTCATTCGCGAGAAGGAAGTCGCTGTTGCTGCAACTGTTGCGGAGGTACCAGTGAAGCGATTGTCTACTTCTTGCCAGAAAGTCATCAGCGAGGAGTTCAACAGCACCAGTGCCAAGGTCGTCATTCGATCGAGCCTGGCAGACCCCAAGCTTTACCCAGTGGTCTGTGGGCACATGGTCAACAACGCTGCTCTCTGCCCATCATCGCTGTATGCTGACATGGCTTTGACCGTTGGTGACTACATCTGGAAGGAGATGCGCCCAGGCACCGAAGCACCTGGCATCAACGTGTGCAACATGGAGGTTCCAAAGCCTTTGATCGCCCAGATCCCTCAACCTGCTCAAGGCCAGCACGTGGAAATGGAAGCCGTGGCCGACCTCGAAAAGGGCAGCTTGAAGGTCAACTTCCGCAGCGTACAGCcagatggcaagaagatccaaGACCACGCTCACTGCATTGTGCGCTACGAAGACAAGGCTGCCTGGGCTGATGAGTGGTCTCGCTACAACTTCATGGTCAAGGCTCAGATTGACATGCTCACTCACAAGACCATGAACGGAGGTGCCCACAAGGTTCAGCGCGGAATGGCATACAAACTCTTCAAAGCACTGGTCAACTACGACTCCAAATACCGTGCCATGGCAGAGGTTGTCCTGGATGGTGCCAACACCGAGGCATCTGCTCAGCTGGACTTCCCCACCAAGCCGGACGATGGAGACTTCTACTGCCCTCCTTACCACATTGATGGCTCCTGCCACATCTCAGGCTTCATCGTCAACGCTTCCGACTTGCTCGACTCGGAGCAGAACGTCTACGTCTCACATGGCTGGGGCGCGATGAAGTTCAGCAAGCCGTTGACAGCTGGCATGCGCCTCCGCAACTACGTTCGCATGATCCCGCAGCCAAACAACATCAGCAAAGGAGACGTTTATATCCTTGAGGGCGACGAAATTGTCGCAGTCTGCGAAGGCATCAAGTTCCAGCAGATCCCCCGTCGTGTTCTGAACACCTTCTTGCCACCAAACAAGGGCTCTGCTGCCACTCAAGCTCCAGCATCCGCTGCGCCCAAGCCTGTCGCTCGTCCTGCAATGACAAGAGCACCCGCAGCCGCCTTAATTAGCCTTGCACCTGCTCCAGCAACCAAGGTAGCAGCTCCAGTTCCTGTCTCGGCACCAGCGCCAGCTCCACGTGCGGCCAAGCCCAAGAAGGTGGCTGCGCCCAAGAAGCTATCTGGTGGACTTGTGGACAAGATTATGCAAATCTTGGCCAAAGAAACCGAAGTGGACATCGCCGAATTGGTTGACGACGCTCATTTTGAGAATCTTGGTGTTGACTCCCTTCTATCGCTCACCATCTCTGCAATTTTCCGAGAGGAACTAGATCTAGAGATCAGCTCATCCCTCTTCACCGATTACCCAAGTGTAGGAGAGATGAAGAAGTACTTTGCCACGCTCGACACTTCGAGCGGCAGTGAGAGCGGTGGCAGTGTCAGTAGCAGTGctcacgacgacgatgatgattcCGACGACGAATCTATCTCTGCCACTGATGTGCCAACTCCTCTCGAAGACATCTCGACCCCAGCCTCTTCAGCTCCTTCGGTTGCGGGCAAGGCAGAGCCAGACTCACCAGCACGTGACACTCTGGCCGACGTTGGAGATGTTTCGCTCGCGCGCCATGTCGTCGCTCAGGAAATGGGAGTCGACATTGAGGAAATCACCGACGACGCCGATCTATCTGAGCTCGGCATGGACAGTCTAATGAGCTTGACGATTCTTGGTGAGCTTCGTGAGAAGACCAACATCGATCTGCCAAGCACATTTCTCTCGACCAACCCGACCATCAAGGATATCGAGAACGCTCTCGGTATGCGCCCCGCACCCAAAGTCGTAGCACGACCATCGGCGAAGACTTCAACGCAGACTGACATGAACGAGGTGTCTGCTAGGCTAGCCGCCATCAACAGAACCGATATCTCCCGCTACCCCGCTGCGACTTCCGTGCTCCTGCAAGGCAACGCAAAGACCGCCAccaagaagatcttcttcctGCCAGATGGCTCCGGGTCTGCCACCAGCTACGTCAGCATCCCCAACCTCGGCTCAGATGTCGCTGCCTACGGACTCAACTGCCCATTTATGAAGAACCCTGACCAATGGGACTGCGGAATCGAAATCGCCTCGTTGATCTACCTCGCCGAGATCAAGCGTCGTCAGACCAAGGGACCTTACGTTATCGGCGGCTGGTCTGCAGGAGGTGTGATCGCATACGCAGTGGCGCAAGCACTTCTCGCAGCTGGTGAGAAGGTTGAGAAACTCTTGCTTCTCGACTCTCCTTGCCCCGTCAACCTTGATCCTCTTCCCACCCGCTTGCACGTATTCTTCAACGAGATCGGACTCCTCGGCACCGGTGACCCGACCAAGACACCAAAGTGGCTGCTTCCTCACTTCTCAGCTGCGATCAAATCGCTCTCCGCCTACGATCCTAAGCCTTCGCTTGGTGAACTTCCAACTTACGCCATCTGGTGCACAGATGGTGTTGCCGGCAACCCAGGTGACCCACGCCCACCGCcagctgaggatgaggatccAGCTCCAATGAAGTGGCTGCTCAACCACCGCACCGACTTTGGTGACAATGGCTGGGCACAGCTCTGCACCGGACCTTTCAAGAACGGTGTCATGGGCGGCCACCACTTCAGCATGATGAAGGAGCCGCACGCAAAGGACCTTGGCAAGCTGATCCGCGAGGGACTCGACTGGAAGCCCTAG